A DNA window from Bdellovibrio sp. BCCA contains the following coding sequences:
- a CDS encoding DEAD/DEAH box helicase, which yields MNNFTEFGLLPSLLKTLKAQRIFTPTEIQRMAIPLLMSGQSVVGVSETGSGKTLTYALPLLHMLKKLEEDGEPVKAEASPRAVVMVPTRDLGEQVAKVFKTFTHDTRLRVRPALGGMSMEQAVRNISGSFEILLATPGRLIQLLDKELIDLSDVRALVFDEADQMLDKGFLTDSNYIVDVCPQDIPLALFSATVSKNVEEMMNSLFAKAEVIRSRGSGKVVKSLTTKNETVIDGLRWPIFEKLIKKKIEGGTIVFANTREQCDKIAKEINDKGYKCVLYRGEMDKNERRTNLKRFRNGEVDLLISTDLAARGLDLEHVGRVINYHLPQQLDNYLHRAGRTARAGREGLVINLVTERDLPLIAKIEGKGETAKELKSRFKDKDGKRLHVKKEDRKPPRAASGKPKKIIKKK from the coding sequence ATGAATAATTTCACAGAATTTGGTCTTTTGCCTTCTCTTCTAAAAACTCTTAAAGCGCAGCGTATTTTCACGCCGACGGAAATTCAACGAATGGCGATCCCATTGCTAATGTCAGGCCAGTCCGTTGTTGGCGTTTCAGAAACGGGGAGTGGTAAAACTTTGACTTATGCTCTGCCACTTCTACATATGCTGAAAAAGTTAGAAGAAGACGGCGAGCCTGTGAAAGCCGAGGCTAGTCCTCGCGCCGTTGTTATGGTGCCGACTCGCGACTTGGGAGAACAAGTCGCGAAGGTGTTTAAGACTTTCACTCATGACACTCGTTTGCGTGTGCGTCCTGCTTTGGGCGGTATGAGTATGGAACAGGCAGTTCGCAATATCAGCGGATCTTTTGAAATTCTGCTAGCGACACCTGGAAGACTGATTCAATTGCTTGATAAAGAACTCATTGATTTGTCAGACGTGCGTGCGTTGGTTTTTGATGAAGCTGATCAGATGTTGGATAAAGGTTTTCTGACTGATTCAAATTATATTGTTGATGTGTGCCCGCAAGATATTCCGCTGGCGCTCTTTTCTGCGACGGTTTCAAAAAATGTTGAAGAGATGATGAACTCTCTTTTTGCCAAAGCAGAAGTTATCCGTAGCCGTGGAAGTGGCAAGGTCGTCAAAAGTCTTACTACGAAAAATGAAACTGTCATTGATGGCCTTCGTTGGCCCATTTTTGAAAAGTTGATCAAAAAGAAAATTGAAGGTGGCACGATCGTCTTTGCTAACACTCGTGAGCAGTGTGACAAGATCGCCAAAGAAATTAACGACAAAGGTTACAAGTGCGTTCTTTATCGCGGAGAAATGGATAAAAACGAACGTCGTACGAATCTTAAGAGATTTCGCAATGGTGAAGTAGATCTGTTGATATCAACCGATTTGGCCGCGCGCGGTTTGGATTTGGAACATGTAGGAAGAGTTATTAACTATCATCTTCCACAGCAACTCGATAACTACCTTCACCGTGCAGGTCGTACAGCCCGTGCGGGCCGCGAAGGCTTAGTCATTAACCTTGTGACAGAACGAGATCTTCCACTGATCGCAAAAATCGAAGGCAAGGGCGAAACAGCAAAAGAACTCAAGTCACGCTTCAAAGATAAAGACGGCAAGCGTCTGCACGTGAAGAAAGAAGATCGAAAACCACCGCGTGCTGCAAGTGGCAAACCTAAGAAAATCATTAAGAAGAAATGA